From the genome of Thermodesulfovibrionales bacterium:
ATATTCAAGACTGTCGATGCTGTTAAAGACTCAGACAGCACCGTCCTTATCTCCGGTGAAACGGGCACAGGAAAGGAACTTATTGCAAGGGCCCTTCACAACTCTGCCAGGAGAAGGGAAGCTCCTTTCATTGCGGTCAACTGCGGGGCCATACCAAAAGAACTCATGGAGTCGGAACTCTTTGGGTATGAAAAGGGTGCTTTCACCGGAGCAGTTTCAAGGAGGATCGGGAAATTTGAAGAAGCCGGTATCGGCACAATCTTCCTGGATGAGATCGGCGAACTGGAACTCTCGCTGCAGGCAAAACTTCTCCGTGTCCTTCAGGAAAGGGAAATCGAGAGGCTTGGCAGCAGCAGGAAAGTCAAGGTCGATTTCAGACTCATCTCATCTACGAACCGGAACTTACGGAAGGAAGTTCAGGAAGGCAAGTTCAGAGAGGACCTTTTTTACCGGATAAATGTCATAGAAGTGAAAGTGCCTCCTCTGCGGGAAAGAAAAGAAGACGTGCCACTCCTCGTTTCTGATTTCTTCAACGAAGCCTGCATGCGGGAAAAGAAGACGCTTACCCTGTCTGACCAGGCCATGAGAATGCTCCAGAATTACTCCTGGCCCGGCAACGTCAGACAACTCAAGAATGTCATAGAAAGAGCTGTCGTGCTCGCTCGCGGCGAAAAAGTGACTCTCAAGGAACTCCCCGAGGAATGTCTCTTTCTCAACAGACAGCCCGTCATTCAAAATACTATGAAGACCTTCAAAGAGCTTGAGATGCAGGCGGTCAGAGATGCCCTTGCCGCATGCAAAGGGAACAAATCAAGGGCAGCCAAGATGTTGGGCATATCGAGGAAGGCCTTTTACAAGCGCCTTAATGAATTCCCCATCTCCATCGAGTAGAAACCTTTTCAGAAGGGATCCATTCATCAAAGAACATATGTTGAGGAATTGCCGCTCCGTATCCTTGGATATGATTGCCTGGGATTGATCAAAAAGCCTACCACTTCATCGCTCAGAGTGCCCGAGTATTGTCTGTCAGACCTCCATATTGTTACTCAGCCTTCCAGCCTTTTCTTGTATCCAATGGAAACACCCTTAGATTTTCAGATGTAGCAAACAGATACATTGAGCGGACCATGCTTTCGCACCCAACACCTTGTTCATTCGTACCCGATCCCCATATAGCACAAAAATGTTTATTATTCAAGGAGATGGAGTTTCTAAGGCATGAATTCTTCAACTGGTCTTTTCCCAGGGTCTCCTCTTCGGCATAACAATTGCTCTTCGTTGGATTGTCTCAACAGTCTCGCCCCAATACCTGCTGGGTTTGCATTCACGCAGATGTGACTCAGTGGGCGGAGCATTGAATTGGAACCTGAAGATATGAGCGATCTCGTTTTTCAGGCGGATGCTCCTCTAAACCCAAAACAACCTTATCATTTGGTAACACTCGTTTAAGTGAAGAAGAGGAGGTGATTTCATGAAGGCGGTCATTCTTGCGGGAGGGTTCGGCACGAGGTTGTCAGAAGAGACAGTCCTCCGTCCCAAGCCAATGGTCGAGATCGGCGGCAAACCGATATTATGGCATATCATGAACATCTATGCTGCCAGCGGCATTAACGAATTTCTCATAGCAGTCGGTTATAAGGCTGAGTCGATAAAGGAATATTTCCTCAATTTCTATGCTATCAACAATGACATCACCATCGACCTGACCCAGGGAAAGACGATTATACACGACGGCAATCAGCCAAGATGGAAGGTCCATATCATCGATACCGGATTGCATACTCAGACCGGAGGGAGGCTTAAGAGACTTAAAAAATGGCTTGAGAATGAGGAGGCCTTTATGTTCACCTATGGAGACGGTGTCAGCGACATAGATATCAAGGCTCTCCTGGAATTTCATCGGAACCATGGGAAGATCGCTACGGTGTCGACAGTTCGAGCTCCTTCACGCTTCGGCAGGATCGCCTTTGACGGCGACCGGATCAATTCCTTTTATGAGAAACCCGAATCATCCGAAGGATGGATCAACGGAGGCTATTTTGTGCTCAGCCCCAAGGCTATCGATTATATCGAAGACGACCAGACAATATGGGAACGGAGCCCTGTGGAGCGGCTTTCCCGTGACGGCCAGCTCATGGGGTACCGGCATTACGGCTTCTGGTCATGCATGGACACGCTGAAGGAAAAGAATACTCTCGAGGAGCTCTGGAACTCGGGGAAGGCTCCCTGGCTCGTCTGGTAGCTGATGGACGCTGATATAACAATCATAGGGGCAGGGGTGATCGGTCTGGCAATAGCCTCAGAGCTGTCCGGTCATAACCGGAACGTATATATCCTGGAAAAGAATACGTCCCATGGCATGGGGATCAGTTCAAGAAACAGTGAGGTGATTCATGCCGGAATATACGCCCCGCCGGGTTCACTGAGGGCACGGTTATGCGTTGAGGGCAGGGAGATGCTCTATGAGACGTGTTTAAAGAACAAGATTCCTCACAGGAAGACCGGCAAACTGATAATCGCAACCTCGGAAGCAGAGACGGGACAGATCGAAGATCTCATGGAGAACGCCCTTAAGAACGGCGTTTCTTCAGTCTCTTTCATTGAACGAAGCAAAATCGGTGAGATGGAACCGAACATCAGGGCCGTCGCAGCCCTCTCTTCTCCTGATACGGGTATCATGAGCGCCCATGCCCTCATGGACTACTACCTCAGCACTGCCAAGACGAAAGGGGCGGAACTGGTCTGCGGGACAAAGGTTGTGGAGATCGAACGAATCGCCGGAGGTTACCGGGTTGGCACGGTAAACTTGCAGGGAGAAAGCTTTGATCTTCTTACTGAGATGATTGTTAATGCCGCGGGACTGGAGTCAGACGTCATTGCCGGACTGGCCGGCAGGACATACGCCCATCACTACTGTAAGGGAGACTATTTCAGTATAAACAATGTGAGAAGCGGGATCGTGCGGAGGCTCATCTACCCTGTTCCCGAGAAGAACCATGTCGGGTTGGGCGTTCACCTGACCATGGACCTCCAGGGGCGGCTGAAACTCGGACCCGACGCAACCTATATCGATAGAGTTGAGGATTACCGGGTCGACGCCGCTAAGGCCGACCGCTTTTACGACTCTGCCGTGAAGTTCCTCCCCTTCCTTCGCAGAGAGGACATCTCTCCTGACATGTCCGGCATCAGACCGAAGTTGCAGGGCGTTGGTGAAGGCTTCCGTGACTTTGTTATCAGTGAGGACCTGCCGGGTTTCGTGAATCTCGTCGGCATAGAATCTCCGGGGCTCACAGCTGCGCCGGCCATAGCCAGGCAGGTCAGGGAGATGCTCAACGTGAACCACTGATGACGATAACGATGATCGGAAGCCATGAAATGCCCTCAGCTGGCACACCACAATGACGTCATATGCAGGGCCGGCGGAGAAACCTACAAGCCGAGTCCCTTTCAGTTAGAAGAATATTGCAGGTCGAAGAATCACGAGGAATGTCCTTTCTATGTGCACTTTTGCGCCGGGAAGGGAGATACAACAATTGACCAGTGAGGGCGACATGAAGATATTAATTACAGGAAACATGGGTTACATCGGTCCATCTGTCATACAACGAATCAGGATTTCGCGTCCCGAGGCTACGTTAATAGGCCTCGACACAGGATATTTTGCGAACTGTCTGACGAACGCACAGATCCTCCCGGAGTGCAGAGTTGACGTGCAGCATTTTGCGGATGTGAGAAGCATGTCTGAGGATCTCCTTCGTGACGTGTATGCCGTCGTCTATCTTGCCGCTATTTCGAATGATCCCATGGGGAACACCTTTGAAGAGCCAACCTATGATATTAATTATCGTGCTGCCATAGAAGTTGCGAGGAAGGCAAAGAAGGCCGGGGTAAAAAGGCTCGTTTATGCTTCCAGCTGCAGCATGTACGGTTTTGCGGAAGACGGCGCAAAGACCGAAACTTCCGAGTTAAATCCGCTTACAGCCTATGCCAAATCAAAAACCCTTGCTGAGAAAGACCTGGAGAAGATTGCCGACAAGGATTTCACGGTGACAAGCCTAAGATTCTCAACAGCCTGCGGGATGAGTGAGAGGCTCAGGCTCGATCTGGTCCTGAATGACTTTGTTGCAGGCGCCGTCGCCTCAAAGAAAATTACGATCCTCAGCGACGGGACCCCCTGGAGACCGTTGATCAACGTAAAAGACATGGCAAGGGCGATAGACTGGGCTATAGTCAGGGATTCGTCTGCCGGAGGAGATTTTCTGGCCATAAATATCGGAAGCAACGAATGGAACTATCAGGTCAAAGATCTGGCTGCGGCCGTAGCTGAGGTTATTCCTGGTATCGAAGTCTCCATCAACAAGGATGCACAACCGGATAAACGGTCCTACAGAGTGAGCTTCGATCTCTTTAAGAAACTGGCGCCTGATTACCAGCCGCAGGTCGGCCTCCTGACCACCATAAAGGAGTTGAGGGACGGTCTGGAAGATATGGGTTTCAAAGACAGGGATTTCCGCAATTCTCAATTTATGAGACTGAAGGTCCTGACATCTCTCAGGAGCAAGAACCTTCTGACAGAAAAACTCGAATGGACCACACACTGCCAGGAAGCCTGAAAAAGATGAAGAGTGCCGACAATGTATGCCGTTTCTGCAAGACTCCTTTACATCACGTTTTCGTGGATCTGGGGGTATCGCCTCTGGCGAATTCCTATCTGAAAGAGGAACAGCTCCGCAAGATGGAACCCCATTATCCGCTCTGCGTCTATGTCTGTGACAGATGTTATCTCGTTCAACTACCAGAAGTTCAATCTCCGGAAGAGATCTTCAGCGATTATGCATATTTTTCTTCCTATTCCGAGTCATGGCTCAGGCATGCAAGAGACTACACGGGCCTCATGGTCGATCGCTTCGGCTTTGATTCGCGAAGCCAGGTCATTGAGATAGCGAGCAATGACGGGTATCTCCTTCAGTATTTCAAAGAGAAGGGCGTTCCAGTTCTCGGCATCGAACCTGCAAAGAATGTGGCAAAGGCAGCTCAGGAGGCCGGCATCCCGACAATCGTCAAATTCTTCGGAACGGAGACTGCCCGGGAATTAGCCGCTCAGGGAACGCATGCCGACCTTCTCCTCGGCAATAATGTGCTTGCCCATGTGCCTGATATCAATGACTTTGTTGCGGGAATGAAGATTGTGTTAAAGCCGAGAGGCGTTATTACCATGGAATTCCCTCACCTCATGCGTCTCATAGATGAGAACCAGTTCGATACAATCTATCACGAACATTATTCCTATCTGTCACTTCTTTCAGTAGAGAAGGTATTTGCAAGCCATGGGCTTACCCTTTTTGACGTGGATGAACTACCCACGCACGGTGGTTCACTGCGCATCTATGCACGCCACGCTGAGGATGAATCGAGACCGGTTGACCGGAAAATACATGATTTGCGGAAGAAGGAGGCTTCTGCGGGCCTTGCAAGCCTTGACAGTTATCAGTCATTCAATGAGAAGGTGAAGGAAACAAAGAGGAAGGTCCTTACGTTTATGATTGAGGCAAAGAGGAGCGGAAAGTCAATAGCAGCGTACGGCGCTCCGGCTAAGGGAAACACCCTCCTGACTTACTGTGGCATCAGAACTGATTTCATCGATTTTACCGTAGACCGGAGCCCCCACAAACAGGACCATTATCTACCGGGCACTCACATCCCTATCTACCATCCCGACAGAATCACGGATGCGAAGCCTGATTATCTTATAATCCTTCCCTGGAACCTCAAAGAAGAGATCATGGACCAGATGTCTTCCATACGTGAGTGGGGAGGGAAATTCGTCGTCTTCATCCCTGAGGTGAGAATATTGTGATTTTCACGGAGACGAGACTGAGGGGCGCATACGTTATCGATCCCGAGCCGTTAAGCGATGACCGGGGCTTCTTTGCCAGGACATGGTGTCAAAAAGAATTTCAGGCTCATGGACTCAATACCAATGTGGCCCAATGTAACATTTCGTACAATGCAAAGAAGGGAACACTGAGAGGCATGCATTATCAGACTGCGCCCTTCGAAGAGGCCAAACTGGTCAGATGTACGGGAGGAGCAATATTCGACGTTATTATCGATTTAAGACCGCATTCAGCGACATTCAGGGAATGGATATCGGTGGAACTGGACGCCGGAAACAGAAGAATGTTCTATATCCCCGAGGGTTTTGCCCATGGGTTCATAACGCTCACTGACAATGCAGAGGTCTTTTACCAGATGTCCCAGTGCTATAGCGCAGGCCACGCGCGGGGTGTCAGGTGGAACGATCCCGTTTTCGGAATTCAGTGGCCTGCCGAAGCGTCTGTCATATCTGAGAAAGACAGG
Proteins encoded in this window:
- a CDS encoding NAD(P)/FAD-dependent oxidoreductase encodes the protein MDADITIIGAGVIGLAIASELSGHNRNVYILEKNTSHGMGISSRNSEVIHAGIYAPPGSLRARLCVEGREMLYETCLKNKIPHRKTGKLIIATSEAETGQIEDLMENALKNGVSSVSFIERSKIGEMEPNIRAVAALSSPDTGIMSAHALMDYYLSTAKTKGAELVCGTKVVEIERIAGGYRVGTVNLQGESFDLLTEMIVNAAGLESDVIAGLAGRTYAHHYCKGDYFSINNVRSGIVRRLIYPVPEKNHVGLGVHLTMDLQGRLKLGPDATYIDRVEDYRVDAAKADRFYDSAVKFLPFLRREDISPDMSGIRPKLQGVGEGFRDFVISEDLPGFVNLVGIESPGLTAAPAIARQVREMLNVNH
- a CDS encoding class I SAM-dependent methyltransferase, with the protein product MKSADNVCRFCKTPLHHVFVDLGVSPLANSYLKEEQLRKMEPHYPLCVYVCDRCYLVQLPEVQSPEEIFSDYAYFSSYSESWLRHARDYTGLMVDRFGFDSRSQVIEIASNDGYLLQYFKEKGVPVLGIEPAKNVAKAAQEAGIPTIVKFFGTETARELAAQGTHADLLLGNNVLAHVPDINDFVAGMKIVLKPRGVITMEFPHLMRLIDENQFDTIYHEHYSYLSLLSVEKVFASHGLTLFDVDELPTHGGSLRIYARHAEDESRPVDRKIHDLRKKEASAGLASLDSYQSFNEKVKETKRKVLTFMIEAKRSGKSIAAYGAPAKGNTLLTYCGIRTDFIDFTVDRSPHKQDHYLPGTHIPIYHPDRITDAKPDYLIILPWNLKEEIMDQMSSIREWGGKFVVFIPEVRIL
- a CDS encoding SDR family oxidoreductase → MKILITGNMGYIGPSVIQRIRISRPEATLIGLDTGYFANCLTNAQILPECRVDVQHFADVRSMSEDLLRDVYAVVYLAAISNDPMGNTFEEPTYDINYRAAIEVARKAKKAGVKRLVYASSCSMYGFAEDGAKTETSELNPLTAYAKSKTLAEKDLEKIADKDFTVTSLRFSTACGMSERLRLDLVLNDFVAGAVASKKITILSDGTPWRPLINVKDMARAIDWAIVRDSSAGGDFLAINIGSNEWNYQVKDLAAAVAEVIPGIEVSINKDAQPDKRSYRVSFDLFKKLAPDYQPQVGLLTTIKELRDGLEDMGFKDRDFRNSQFMRLKVLTSLRSKNLLTEKLEWTTHCQEA
- the rfbF gene encoding glucose-1-phosphate cytidylyltransferase, with product MKAVILAGGFGTRLSEETVLRPKPMVEIGGKPILWHIMNIYAASGINEFLIAVGYKAESIKEYFLNFYAINNDITIDLTQGKTIIHDGNQPRWKVHIIDTGLHTQTGGRLKRLKKWLENEEAFMFTYGDGVSDIDIKALLEFHRNHGKIATVSTVRAPSRFGRIAFDGDRINSFYEKPESSEGWINGGYFVLSPKAIDYIEDDQTIWERSPVERLSRDGQLMGYRHYGFWSCMDTLKEKNTLEELWNSGKAPWLVW
- a CDS encoding sigma-54 dependent transcriptional regulator; this translates as IFKTVDAVKDSDSTVLISGETGTGKELIARALHNSARRREAPFIAVNCGAIPKELMESELFGYEKGAFTGAVSRRIGKFEEAGIGTIFLDEIGELELSLQAKLLRVLQEREIERLGSSRKVKVDFRLISSTNRNLRKEVQEGKFREDLFYRINVIEVKVPPLRERKEDVPLLVSDFFNEACMREKKTLTLSDQAMRMLQNYSWPGNVRQLKNVIERAVVLARGEKVTLKELPEECLFLNRQPVIQNTMKTFKELEMQAVRDALAACKGNKSRAAKMLGISRKAFYKRLNEFPISIE
- the rfbC gene encoding dTDP-4-dehydrorhamnose 3,5-epimerase, translating into MIFTETRLRGAYVIDPEPLSDDRGFFARTWCQKEFQAHGLNTNVAQCNISYNAKKGTLRGMHYQTAPFEEAKLVRCTGGAIFDVIIDLRPHSATFREWISVELDAGNRRMFYIPEGFAHGFITLTDNAEVFYQMSQCYSAGHARGVRWNDPVFGIQWPAEASVISEKDRQFPDFMP